One window of the Doryrhamphus excisus isolate RoL2022-K1 chromosome 10, RoL_Dexc_1.0, whole genome shotgun sequence genome contains the following:
- the LOC131136575 gene encoding zinc finger protein 335-like isoform X1 codes for MDPEENEVESSSDAGTSGMEEPSESGMGMESSEVMSADSSDAASTHAQAPESDCHVGQSSEGLVVFVPETSSSTDVRVSSVNLPDSSSVAQSTSVSSVSTVTQSVLVSESAQVVVHSSAVSEGAMMVSDSTASTSSDLGSAIDKIIESTIGPDIMNGCIAVTSAEDRDAEPTQYFILQGPDDGAPVGAHMSSSALSNRIAVEAPAEGPTSTCLDQGHLQCNLEPDQPDDQPGHSGYPEDSSNQPDQPQHSHPSQYMDCSADGPDQTGESTSSYVECSGEEPDQTRSQSGFPDYSGENSDHDLPGYVECSRADSNPTSREHYVVECSDGYLCTVDDGVQPHHSRSYIDSSADHRIKTSRQYAVEYGGECVAAADSEQPGCSQYQARNGDDDDDEQNQDPDQPQHSEQQPQRSCYTENSNGPDESLYTDDSSSSDHHVVDTADSRGVPEALECSESQPGPYISSSGTYNSNPEPEVVPHCPASRDEARSSQQPQDDAKVGQEIDASVVAEGSADRPPNLAELEEMMEVVIVQQYKCKMCPYKSASKDTLINHMRDKHFKPTRDLQTKRKRGRPPKSAALAHGQAEQEEAGQRKAAQAAISRSVQPEEEDDDVPDAGALDNSEGDSDYNPGEEDCEGRFPSSIKKTTPPISSSSQARPRRKIGRPRKYSLLEEGYNSKGEAESLVKKPRMNEDPSAADEASSSGLDNDGPALVTDGDRAEAAVSQSDSENKDPSSNSQPEEFFERKRGRPSKCFLRKKYKKHFSRNQYYKSLKPLLRPHSCYICGSRFLTQDDLRFHVESHEGNDPELFKCLQCNYRCKRWSSLKEHMFNHEGTKPFKCEKCDYSSVYRKDVVRHSAVHSKDKKKNKVMVMTLSEFPCPVCHKVYPMQKRLTQHLKTHSAEKPHMCDKCGKSFKKRYTFKMHLLTHIQTVGDSKFKCEFCDYTCDNKKLLLNHQLSHTIDRPFKCDYCKYSTSKEEFLVSHLAIKHTGEKPFSCDMCHFVTKHRKNLRLHIQCRHPEAFEEWSVSHPTEPTKRRRKPFFTLQQMEALKKQHEEGTQALPNIVSVDPITLHTIQGMGNASVAQDALGNTTIIYEQGESGDLSSQNALSLLLNMSNARELVGNSLQVAVLKSDGSAEVKALEGEWSAMPTVPGQAQKVVTVHVSESGETVLQEAYEATTSGTGELAQIAIETYEDEGEFNMVEQVAEVVQSSDRSKEKNDPSQPAEDSEAQNLKSEKFYLAPGLPERVLQQVELSSEAPTSPPAMSSLGVNTKRFCCRICMESFQGRSDMENHKRAHLGPNIFKCPDCDFTSNSWPEVKVHMELHSYLRPHKCSICSFASKNKKDLRRHLLTHTKEKPFSCKLCGQSFNRNGHLKFHMERLHNQEHPTRKSHTLTSQQTIIVNSDDEALTTLQSLQAHQTVISPDRLQALSQEHIIVAQDQYLSNQEEGTYIQQITTIDGHTVQHLMTGDNQVTEVQYIISQDGVPHLIPQEYVVVADSNHIQMSDGHIVQYEHEGVFLQEQHITVSHDSQIQYLPASSEEQDMEAAAHSAVTAVADAAMAQAQTVYRKATPEQLEKLQQQGIHYDVITFTD; via the exons ATGGATCCAGAGGAGAATGAGGTGGAAAGCAGCAGTGATGCAGGCACCTCAGGGATGGAGGAGCCGTCTGAAAGCGGCATGGGCATGGAGTCATCTGAGGTTATGTCTGCAGACAGCAGTGATGCTGCCTCTACTCATGCACAAGCACCAGAGTCAGACTGCCACGTGGGACAGAGCTCAGAGGGACTGGTG GTCTTCGTCCCAGAGACCAGCTCTAGTACAGATGTCAGAGTGTCATCAGTTAACCTCCCAGACTCGTCGTCGGTGGCCCAGTCCACCAGTGTGTCCAGTGTGTCCACAGTGACTCAATCAGTTCTAGTGTCAGAGTCAGCCCAAGTGGTTGTCCACTCCAGTGCTGTGTCGGAAGGTGCCATGATGGTTTCTGACTCGACTGCCTCTACCTCATCAGACCTGGGCTCTGCCATAGACAAGATCATTGAGTCCACCATAGGGCCTGACATCATGAATG GTTGCATTGCAGTGACAAGTGCAGAAGATAGGGATGCAGAACCGACCCAATATTTCATACTACAAGGCCCAGATGATG GTGCTCCTGTGGGAGCCCATATGTCATCCTCAGCTCTGTCTAATCGCATTGCCGTAGAAGCACCTGCTGAGGGTCCCACATCCACCTGTCTGGACCAGGGACACCTGCAGTGTAACTTGGAGCCAGACCAACCAGACGATCAGCCTGGACACTCTGGTTACCCAGAAGACAGCAGCAATCAGCCTGATCAGCCCCAACACTCTCACCCCTCTCAGTATATGGACTGCAGTGCAGATGGTCCAGACCAAACTGGGGAGTCAACATCATCTTACGTGGAGTGTTCAGGCGAAGAACCTGACCAGACGCGCTCCCAGTCAGGCTTCCCTGACTACAGTGGAGAGAACAGTGACCATGACCTGCCCGGATATGTGGAATGCAGCAGGGCTGATTCGAACCCCACCAGCCGGGAGCATTATGTTGTGGAATGCAGTGATGGGTATCTGTGCACTGTGGATGATGGAGTGCAGCCACATCATTCACGTTCCTACATCGACAGCAGTGCAGATCACAGGATCAAGACAAGCCGGCAGTATGCTGTTGAATATGGCGGCGAGTGTGTTGCAGCTGCAGATTCTGAGCAGCCTGGGTGTTCTCAGTATCAGGCAAGGAatggggatgatgatgatgatgagcagaACCAGGATCCCGATCAACCGCAGCACTCAGAACAGCAGCCCCAGCGTTCCTGTTACACGGAGAATAGCAATGGCCCTGATGAATCGCTTTATACTGATGACAGCTCCTCATCAGACCACCATGTAGTCGACACAGCAGATTCAAGGGGGGTCCCCGAGGCACTGGAGTGCAGTGAGAGCCAGCCAGGGCCATACATTAGCAGCAGTGGCACCTACAACTCCAACCCGGAACCAGAGGTGGTCCCACATTGCCCAGCCAGCCGAGATGAGGCTCGGAGCTCCCAGCAGCCTCAGGACGACGCTAAAGTGGGCCAGGAAATTGATGCATCAGTCGTGGCAGAAGGCTCTGCAGACAGGCCACCCAACCTGGCTGAGTTGGAGGAGATGATGGAAGTTGTGATTGTGCAGCAGTACAAGTGCAAGATGTGTCCATATAAGAGTGCCTCTAAGGACACACTCATTAACCACATGAGGGACAAACACTTTAAACCTACAA GGGATTTGCAAACAAAGCGCAAACGTGGACGACCTCCCAAAAGTGCTGCGCTGGCCCATGGCCAGGCAGAACAGGAGGAAGCTGGACAAAGGAAGGCCGCACAGGCAGCGATATCCAGGTCTGTTCAgccagaggaggaggacgatgaTGTTCCTGATGCTGGTGCTCTTGATAATTCTGAAG GGGATAGTGACTACAACCCAGGTGAAGAAGACTGCGAAGGAAGGTTCCCATCCAGTATTAAAAAAACGACTCCTCCtatttcctcctcctctcaaGCTCGTCCTAGACGTAAAATTGGCCGCCCGAGGAAATACAGCCTTCTGGAAGAAGGCTACAACAGCAAAGGTG AGGCAGAGAGTTTAGTAAAGAAGCCAAGAATGAACGAAGATCCAAGCGCTGCCGATGAGGCAAGCTCATCTGGCTTAGATAATGATGGCCCCGCTCTGGTGACTGATGGGGACAGAGCAGAGGCAGCAGTAAGCCAGTCCGACTCGGAGAACAAAGACCCATCGTCCAACTCACAGCCAGAAGAGTTCTTTGAGCGAAAACGAGGTCGGCCCTCCAAGTGCTTTCTACGCAAGAAGTACAAGAAGCATTTCAGTCGCAA TCAGTACTACAAATCCCTCAAACCGCTCTTGAGACCTCACAGTTGTTATATTTGCGGCTCTCGCTTCCTCACTCAAGACGATCTGCGCTTCCACGTGGAGTCCCATGAGGGCAACGACCCAGAACTTTTTAAATGCCTCCAGTGCAACTATCGCTGCAAGCGCTGGTCCTCTCTCAAG GAGCACATGTTCAATCATGAAGGTACGAAGCCTTTCAAGTGTGAGAAGTGCGATTACTCGAGTGTCTACAGAAAAGATGTTGTTCGTCACTCAGCAGTTCACAGCAAAGACAA gaaaaaaaacaaagtaatg GTGATGACACTATCCGAGTTCCCGTGTCCTGTGTGTCACAAGGTCTACCCCATGCAGAAGAGGCTCACGCAGCACTTGAAGACCCACAGTGCAGAGAAACCACACATGTGTGATAAG tGTGGCAAATCCTTCAAGAAGCGGTATACATTCAAAATGCACCTCCTTACCCACATTCAGACTGTGGGAGACAGCAA GTTCAAGTGTGAGTTTTGTGATTACACCTGTGACAACAAGAAGCTGCTGCTGAACCATCAGCTGTCTCACACCATCGACCGACCCTTCAAATGCGACTACTGTAAATACTCCACTTCCAAAGAAGAGTTCTTAGTGTCCCATCTGGCCATTAAACACACAG gagagaaacctttctccTGCGATATGTGTCACTTCGTCACAAAGCACAGGAAGAATCTGAGATTACACATACAGTGTCGCCATCCGGAAGCTTTTGAAGAGTGGTCCGTCTCTCACCCCACGGAGCCGACCAAGAGACGACGCAAGCCTTTTTTCACCCTCCAGCAAATGGAGGCGCTTAAAAAGCAACATGAGGAAGGAACACAAGCCTTGCCCAATATT GTTTCAGTGGATCCCATAACTCTTCACACCATTCAGGGAATGGGAAATGCCTCAGTGGCACAGGACGCACTCGGAAATACCACCATCATCTATGAACAAG GTGAATCCGGTGATCTCTCCTCCCAAAATGCCCTGAGCCTGCTGTTAAATATGAGCAACGCTCGGGAATTGGTTGGGAACTCCTTACAA GTGGCGGTGCTGAAGTCAGATGGCAGTGCAGAGGTGAAAGCTTTGGAGGGAGAGTGGAGTGCAATGCCCACAGTCCCGGGCCAAGCCCAGAAAGTTGTAACCGTCCATGTGTCCGAGAGCGGCGAGACCGTTCTGCAGGAGGCCTATGAGGCAACCACCTCTGGGACAGGAGAGCTGGCTCAGATTGCTATAGAAACCTATGAGGACGAAGGGGAGTTCAATATGGTGGAGCAAGTGGCAGAAGTAGTCCAAAGCTCTGACCGCAG TAAAGAGAAGAACGACCCCTCTCAGCCTGCGGAGGATTCCGAAGCACAGAACCTGAAAAGTGAAAAGTTCTACCTTGCTCCTGGACTGCCTGAAAGAGTTTTGCAACAGGTggag CTGAGCAGTGAAGCTCCCACCTCTCCTCCTGCTATGAGCTCACTTGGTGTCAACACCAAGCGGTTCTGCTGTCGCATATGCATGGAGTCGTTCCAAGGCCGTTCTGACATGGAGAACCACAAGAGGGCGCACTTGGGTCCTAACATCTTCAAGTGCCCTGACTGTGACTTCACCTCAAACTCCTGGCCTGAGGTCAAG GTTCACATGGAGCTGCATTCCTACCTGCGACCGCACAAGTGTTCCATTTGCAGCTTTGCCTCCAAGAACAAGAAAGACCTGCGCAGACACTTGCTGACCCACACCAAAGAAAAGCCATTTTCTTGCAAGCTTTGTGGCCAAAG CTTCAATCGCAATGGCCACCTGAAGTTTCACATGGAGCGTCTCCACAACCAGGAGCACCCCACTCGTAAGAGCCACACCCTCACATCCCAGCAGACCATCATAGTCAACAGTGATGACGAGGCTCTGACTACATTACAGT CCCTGCAGGCCCATCAGACGGTCATCAGTCCAGACCGTCTGCAGGCTCTCAGTCAAGAGCACATAATTGTAGCCCAAGATCAGTATCTATCAAACCAG GAGGAGGGCACATACATTCAGCAGATAACCACCATAGATGGACATACAGTCCAGCACCTTATGACAGGAGACAACCAGGTCACTGAG GTCCAGTATATCATCTCACAGGATGGAGTGCCGCACTTAATCCCGCAGGAGTATGTTGTAGTAGCAGACAGCAATCACATACAG ATGTCAGATGGGCACATCGTTCAATATGAGCATGAAGGAGTCTTTCTGCAAGAGCAACAC ATCACAGTAAGCCATGACAGTCAGATCCAGTACCTGCCTGCTAGTTCGGAGGAGCAAGATATGGAGGCCGCAGCCCACTCTGCCGTCACAG CAGTAGCAGATGCAGCGATGGCACAGGCCCAGACCGTCTACAGGAAAGCAACACCTGAGCAGCTGGAGAAGCTCCAGCAGCAGGGCATCCACTACGACGTCATTACTTTCACTGACTAA
- the LOC131136575 gene encoding zinc finger protein 335-like isoform X5 → MDPEENEVESSSDAGTSGMEEPSESGMGMESSEVMSADSSDAASTHAQAPESDCHVGQSSEGLVVFVPETSSSTDVRVSSVNLPDSSSVAQSTSVSSVSTVTQSVLVSESAQVVVHSSAVSEGAMMVSDSTASTSSDLGSAIDKIIESTIGPDIMNGCIAVTSAEDRDAEPTQYFILQGPDDGAPVGAHMSSSALSNRIAVEAPAEGPTSTCLDQGHLQCNLEPDQPDDQPGHSGYPEDSSNQPDQPQHSHPSQYMDCSADGPDQTGESTSSYVECSGEEPDQTRSQSGFPDYSGENSDHDLPGYVECSRADSNPTSREHYVVECSDGYLCTVDDGVQPHHSRSYIDSSADHRIKTSRQYAVEYGGECVAAADSEQPGCSQYQARNGDDDDDEQNQDPDQPQHSEQQPQRSCYTENSNGPDESLYTDDSSSSDHHVVDTADSRGVPEALECSESQPGPYISSSGTYNSNPEPEVVPHCPASRDEARSSQQPQDDAKVGQEIDASVVAEGSADRPPNLAELEEMMEVVIVQQYKCKMCPYKSASKDTLINHMRDKHFKPTRDLQTKRKRGRPPKSAALAHGQAEQEEAGQRKAAQAAISRSVQPEEEDDDVPDAGALDNSEGDSDYNPGEEDCEGRFPSSIKKTTPPISSSSQARPRRKIGRPRKYSLLEEGYNSKGEAESLVKKPRMNEDPSAADEASSSGLDNDGPALVTDGDRAEAAVSQSDSENKDPSSNSQPEEFFERKRGRPSKCFLRKKYKKHFSRNQYYKSLKPLLRPHSCYICGSRFLTQDDLRFHVESHEGNDPELFKCLQCNYRCKRWSSLKEHMFNHEGTKPFKCEKCDYSSVYRKDVVRHSAVHSKDKKKNKVMVMTLSEFPCPVCHKVYPMQKRLTQHLKTHSAEKPHMCDKCGKSFKKRYTFKMHLLTHIQTVGDSKFKCEFCDYTCDNKKLLLNHQLSHTIDRPFKCDYCKYSTSKEEFLVSHLAIKHTGEKPFSCDMCHFVTKHRKNLRLHIQCRHPEAFEEWSVSHPTEPTKRRRKPFFTLQQMEALKKQHEEGTQALPNIVSVDPITLHTIQGMGNASVAQDALGNTTIIYEQGESGDLSSQNALSLLLNMSNARELVGNSLQVAVLKSDGSAEVKALEGEWSAMPTVPGQAQKVVTVHVSESGETVLQEAYEATTSGTGELAQIAIETYEDEGEFNMVEQVAEVVQSSDRSKEKNDPSQPAEDSEAQNLKSEKFYLAPGLPERVLQQVELSSEAPTSPPAMSSLGVNTKRFCCRICMESFQGRSDMENHKRAHLGPNIFKCPDCDFTSNSWPEVKVHMELHSYLRPHKCSICSFASKNKKDLRRHLLTHTKEKPFSCKLCGQSFNRNGHLKFHMERLHNQEHPTRKSHTLTSQQTIIVNSDDEALTTLQSLQAHQTVISPDRLQALSQEHIIVAQDQYLSNQEEGTYIQQITTIDGHTVQHLMTGDNQVQYIISQDGVPHLIPQEYVVVADSNHIQMSDGHIVQYEHEGVFLQEQHITVSHDSQIQYLPASSEEQDMEAAAHSAVTAVADAAMAQAQTVYRKATPEQLEKLQQQGIHYDVITFTD, encoded by the exons ATGGATCCAGAGGAGAATGAGGTGGAAAGCAGCAGTGATGCAGGCACCTCAGGGATGGAGGAGCCGTCTGAAAGCGGCATGGGCATGGAGTCATCTGAGGTTATGTCTGCAGACAGCAGTGATGCTGCCTCTACTCATGCACAAGCACCAGAGTCAGACTGCCACGTGGGACAGAGCTCAGAGGGACTGGTG GTCTTCGTCCCAGAGACCAGCTCTAGTACAGATGTCAGAGTGTCATCAGTTAACCTCCCAGACTCGTCGTCGGTGGCCCAGTCCACCAGTGTGTCCAGTGTGTCCACAGTGACTCAATCAGTTCTAGTGTCAGAGTCAGCCCAAGTGGTTGTCCACTCCAGTGCTGTGTCGGAAGGTGCCATGATGGTTTCTGACTCGACTGCCTCTACCTCATCAGACCTGGGCTCTGCCATAGACAAGATCATTGAGTCCACCATAGGGCCTGACATCATGAATG GTTGCATTGCAGTGACAAGTGCAGAAGATAGGGATGCAGAACCGACCCAATATTTCATACTACAAGGCCCAGATGATG GTGCTCCTGTGGGAGCCCATATGTCATCCTCAGCTCTGTCTAATCGCATTGCCGTAGAAGCACCTGCTGAGGGTCCCACATCCACCTGTCTGGACCAGGGACACCTGCAGTGTAACTTGGAGCCAGACCAACCAGACGATCAGCCTGGACACTCTGGTTACCCAGAAGACAGCAGCAATCAGCCTGATCAGCCCCAACACTCTCACCCCTCTCAGTATATGGACTGCAGTGCAGATGGTCCAGACCAAACTGGGGAGTCAACATCATCTTACGTGGAGTGTTCAGGCGAAGAACCTGACCAGACGCGCTCCCAGTCAGGCTTCCCTGACTACAGTGGAGAGAACAGTGACCATGACCTGCCCGGATATGTGGAATGCAGCAGGGCTGATTCGAACCCCACCAGCCGGGAGCATTATGTTGTGGAATGCAGTGATGGGTATCTGTGCACTGTGGATGATGGAGTGCAGCCACATCATTCACGTTCCTACATCGACAGCAGTGCAGATCACAGGATCAAGACAAGCCGGCAGTATGCTGTTGAATATGGCGGCGAGTGTGTTGCAGCTGCAGATTCTGAGCAGCCTGGGTGTTCTCAGTATCAGGCAAGGAatggggatgatgatgatgatgagcagaACCAGGATCCCGATCAACCGCAGCACTCAGAACAGCAGCCCCAGCGTTCCTGTTACACGGAGAATAGCAATGGCCCTGATGAATCGCTTTATACTGATGACAGCTCCTCATCAGACCACCATGTAGTCGACACAGCAGATTCAAGGGGGGTCCCCGAGGCACTGGAGTGCAGTGAGAGCCAGCCAGGGCCATACATTAGCAGCAGTGGCACCTACAACTCCAACCCGGAACCAGAGGTGGTCCCACATTGCCCAGCCAGCCGAGATGAGGCTCGGAGCTCCCAGCAGCCTCAGGACGACGCTAAAGTGGGCCAGGAAATTGATGCATCAGTCGTGGCAGAAGGCTCTGCAGACAGGCCACCCAACCTGGCTGAGTTGGAGGAGATGATGGAAGTTGTGATTGTGCAGCAGTACAAGTGCAAGATGTGTCCATATAAGAGTGCCTCTAAGGACACACTCATTAACCACATGAGGGACAAACACTTTAAACCTACAA GGGATTTGCAAACAAAGCGCAAACGTGGACGACCTCCCAAAAGTGCTGCGCTGGCCCATGGCCAGGCAGAACAGGAGGAAGCTGGACAAAGGAAGGCCGCACAGGCAGCGATATCCAGGTCTGTTCAgccagaggaggaggacgatgaTGTTCCTGATGCTGGTGCTCTTGATAATTCTGAAG GGGATAGTGACTACAACCCAGGTGAAGAAGACTGCGAAGGAAGGTTCCCATCCAGTATTAAAAAAACGACTCCTCCtatttcctcctcctctcaaGCTCGTCCTAGACGTAAAATTGGCCGCCCGAGGAAATACAGCCTTCTGGAAGAAGGCTACAACAGCAAAGGTG AGGCAGAGAGTTTAGTAAAGAAGCCAAGAATGAACGAAGATCCAAGCGCTGCCGATGAGGCAAGCTCATCTGGCTTAGATAATGATGGCCCCGCTCTGGTGACTGATGGGGACAGAGCAGAGGCAGCAGTAAGCCAGTCCGACTCGGAGAACAAAGACCCATCGTCCAACTCACAGCCAGAAGAGTTCTTTGAGCGAAAACGAGGTCGGCCCTCCAAGTGCTTTCTACGCAAGAAGTACAAGAAGCATTTCAGTCGCAA TCAGTACTACAAATCCCTCAAACCGCTCTTGAGACCTCACAGTTGTTATATTTGCGGCTCTCGCTTCCTCACTCAAGACGATCTGCGCTTCCACGTGGAGTCCCATGAGGGCAACGACCCAGAACTTTTTAAATGCCTCCAGTGCAACTATCGCTGCAAGCGCTGGTCCTCTCTCAAG GAGCACATGTTCAATCATGAAGGTACGAAGCCTTTCAAGTGTGAGAAGTGCGATTACTCGAGTGTCTACAGAAAAGATGTTGTTCGTCACTCAGCAGTTCACAGCAAAGACAA gaaaaaaaacaaagtaatg GTGATGACACTATCCGAGTTCCCGTGTCCTGTGTGTCACAAGGTCTACCCCATGCAGAAGAGGCTCACGCAGCACTTGAAGACCCACAGTGCAGAGAAACCACACATGTGTGATAAG tGTGGCAAATCCTTCAAGAAGCGGTATACATTCAAAATGCACCTCCTTACCCACATTCAGACTGTGGGAGACAGCAA GTTCAAGTGTGAGTTTTGTGATTACACCTGTGACAACAAGAAGCTGCTGCTGAACCATCAGCTGTCTCACACCATCGACCGACCCTTCAAATGCGACTACTGTAAATACTCCACTTCCAAAGAAGAGTTCTTAGTGTCCCATCTGGCCATTAAACACACAG gagagaaacctttctccTGCGATATGTGTCACTTCGTCACAAAGCACAGGAAGAATCTGAGATTACACATACAGTGTCGCCATCCGGAAGCTTTTGAAGAGTGGTCCGTCTCTCACCCCACGGAGCCGACCAAGAGACGACGCAAGCCTTTTTTCACCCTCCAGCAAATGGAGGCGCTTAAAAAGCAACATGAGGAAGGAACACAAGCCTTGCCCAATATT GTTTCAGTGGATCCCATAACTCTTCACACCATTCAGGGAATGGGAAATGCCTCAGTGGCACAGGACGCACTCGGAAATACCACCATCATCTATGAACAAG GTGAATCCGGTGATCTCTCCTCCCAAAATGCCCTGAGCCTGCTGTTAAATATGAGCAACGCTCGGGAATTGGTTGGGAACTCCTTACAA GTGGCGGTGCTGAAGTCAGATGGCAGTGCAGAGGTGAAAGCTTTGGAGGGAGAGTGGAGTGCAATGCCCACAGTCCCGGGCCAAGCCCAGAAAGTTGTAACCGTCCATGTGTCCGAGAGCGGCGAGACCGTTCTGCAGGAGGCCTATGAGGCAACCACCTCTGGGACAGGAGAGCTGGCTCAGATTGCTATAGAAACCTATGAGGACGAAGGGGAGTTCAATATGGTGGAGCAAGTGGCAGAAGTAGTCCAAAGCTCTGACCGCAG TAAAGAGAAGAACGACCCCTCTCAGCCTGCGGAGGATTCCGAAGCACAGAACCTGAAAAGTGAAAAGTTCTACCTTGCTCCTGGACTGCCTGAAAGAGTTTTGCAACAGGTggag CTGAGCAGTGAAGCTCCCACCTCTCCTCCTGCTATGAGCTCACTTGGTGTCAACACCAAGCGGTTCTGCTGTCGCATATGCATGGAGTCGTTCCAAGGCCGTTCTGACATGGAGAACCACAAGAGGGCGCACTTGGGTCCTAACATCTTCAAGTGCCCTGACTGTGACTTCACCTCAAACTCCTGGCCTGAGGTCAAG GTTCACATGGAGCTGCATTCCTACCTGCGACCGCACAAGTGTTCCATTTGCAGCTTTGCCTCCAAGAACAAGAAAGACCTGCGCAGACACTTGCTGACCCACACCAAAGAAAAGCCATTTTCTTGCAAGCTTTGTGGCCAAAG CTTCAATCGCAATGGCCACCTGAAGTTTCACATGGAGCGTCTCCACAACCAGGAGCACCCCACTCGTAAGAGCCACACCCTCACATCCCAGCAGACCATCATAGTCAACAGTGATGACGAGGCTCTGACTACATTACAGT CCCTGCAGGCCCATCAGACGGTCATCAGTCCAGACCGTCTGCAGGCTCTCAGTCAAGAGCACATAATTGTAGCCCAAGATCAGTATCTATCAAACCAG GAGGAGGGCACATACATTCAGCAGATAACCACCATAGATGGACATACAGTCCAGCACCTTATGACAGGAGACAACCAG GTCCAGTATATCATCTCACAGGATGGAGTGCCGCACTTAATCCCGCAGGAGTATGTTGTAGTAGCAGACAGCAATCACATACAG ATGTCAGATGGGCACATCGTTCAATATGAGCATGAAGGAGTCTTTCTGCAAGAGCAACAC ATCACAGTAAGCCATGACAGTCAGATCCAGTACCTGCCTGCTAGTTCGGAGGAGCAAGATATGGAGGCCGCAGCCCACTCTGCCGTCACAG CAGTAGCAGATGCAGCGATGGCACAGGCCCAGACCGTCTACAGGAAAGCAACACCTGAGCAGCTGGAGAAGCTCCAGCAGCAGGGCATCCACTACGACGTCATTACTTTCACTGACTAA